In Lepus europaeus isolate LE1 chromosome 19, mLepTim1.pri, whole genome shotgun sequence, the genomic window atctgctggctcactcctcaaacgcctgcagcggctgggactgggccaggccaaagccaggagccttggaacTCCCTCTCTATCTCCATAGCAACTGGAGCCACAACACAGAGGTGCTCCAGGGAGGTCGGGGGCTTCCCAAGCACCATCTTGaccactctgccaaatgcctgcccctgtctgattttcctaaaaacaaaacaacacaacacaacCCCTCTTTGTCTGGCAACTGTGGGGCGTTTGGGCTGTGCAGCGACAGAAATGGCAGCCAGGGGAGCGGGGAGGGCAGGTGCCTTCACAGAGAGCCAAGCCCGTGTCTGGGAAAGGCCTTCCCCAAGCCGTGGCCCGATGCCAGCAGACTGAGACGCTGCAGATCCTGGGCGGagacccccagcccagccccctggaGCAATGCCCTCCACGCCGTCCTCTCCTTCACCGCCCGGCCCAGACACCAATCTGGCCTGCACGCCTCTGTGGTCTGCAGGAACACAGCGGTACAGATTGCAAAAGGATTGCAACACCTCTCGTCCGCCACCACCCAGCCTCTTCCCTCGCATTGCTTTCCCTTCCCCATATCCCAGCTACTAAACGGGGCTCCAgtacccccctccctcccccgccctggcCACATCTGTCCTGATTGGACGGTGCCCCGATGTCCTGGCCGCTAGGTCGAGTATCTTCCGGGGACAGCTCTGGTCTGGTGGGAGGTGGCAGCTGGGGACccagtggctggtgctgcggggtggagggaggggtcttATCCAGATGAACGCAGGGCTGGGTGCTCGTAGGACAGCAGCGGTGACGATGATGATGAAGATCATTTCTTGAGCACACGTGACGCGCCACTCACTGTTTTCTTACACTTCCCCACACACTTACCATAAACCGGACCAGTGCAGTAGCCTGGGGCCCTCCTCCCGCCCCTGctccccctgcccacagccagaAGGACCCTGAACCCAGAGTTGTGGCAGCGCCAGACTTCCAGTCGCCTCCCCTCCCGCACCAGCCACCCAGTGTCTGTCTCATGACAGTCCAATTTCCCCTTTCCTGAGCGCAGCCCTGGGGAGCGGCTGCCATGACGTACGGGTGGGGGAGGGCTCATCCCCAGCACTCTAACCTCAGGTTCCTCCTTCCTCCACCCCAGTTTGTGTTCCTGCTGGGGGGTCAAAgaccctgcctcctctctccctctggcctcACTTTCTGCCACTTCCTCACCCTGCAGGGAAGCCCCCCACCTGCCGAGCCTGGAGCCCCTGCTCCTGTCTACACCGTCTTTCTCCTCCTTGCTGTTGTCTTCTTCCCCATTGctcatcctttctttttctttctccttaagAATCAAAACTCTGTCTTTGGGTCCTGGGTTCCACTTCCGCCTTGGCAAGCACAAATGGGCATGATAAGAAGCGATTTAATACTTGGGATGGAGTGCCTGCACTAGGGCCACATGCAAAGGGctccttaaaaattttatttatttgaaaggcagagttggtgggggtggggagagagggaaagagagagagagagatcttccatgccctggctcactccccaaagggccacaacggtcagggctgggcgaggtggaagccaggagcttcttccgggtctcccacgtggatggcagggccatcctctgctcctttcccatgcgcgttagcagggagctgtgacctggtgctcatatgggaagccagcggtCACAGGTGCCAGCTTAAACCCTAAACCCGCCATGCCGCGACATGGCTCCCTCTTGATATGCCATGACCATCACAAGATCGCGATGATTAAAGAGTAGTAATTAAAACTGATGCTTCATGAAAAGCTGACCGGCCCCAGCCTGTTCTAGGAACGCTGCTTCGCATAAGCCCCACAACCACACGGCAAAGTAGGTACAGCTTTCCTAACAGCCCAGAAAGGTGGAGCTCAGTGGCCTGAGGTCGTCCGGCcgtggggaggcagagctggctccagccctagccactgaCCCTCCTGTTGCCATGGCACCGACACCGGGCTGGGGATGGAGGTTGAGGATTGACACGGGCACCTGAGCTTGTCGTGTCCGGCCCCGGGCTGTCTGGGCCCGATTCTTTCtgctgttctctgtctctgtccctcctccttccccactgtcccctcctcctctgccaccGCCCGCCTCAGACTTCCTCCTTCGCTTGGTTGGACGCTACGCCTCATCCCGCTGGCCCTCGGACGGTCGTGTCCAGTCGCATGCTGGTGTCATGGGGGGCCTGGAAAGCTCCGGCAGGCTCCtgttcctgcctctccttctgacCGTGGGGGGTGAGTTGGGGGCTCCTGCAGCTGTCTCCTGAGTTTTGGGGGaagaagcagggagcagggtggagCGAGAGAACCAAAGGGGGGGGGGTTGGATTGGAGCAGGTTCTCAGCCCCCCAAAGCCTGAGGGTCTTTACTGAGCCACAGCCCCCAAGATTCGGTTTCCTgtggaaagcaggggaggagacATCCGAGTTGTTGCAGCAAGACAAGGCCCTGTAGAGGTAAAACCCTTCCATGGCCCTGACGCCAGCCTGCCGAGTCCCGCCAGGCgttgctcctcccaccccccacccccagcctccagacCTGCACTCCAGTCACAGCTCGCTGCCTCAGTTTACCTTCTTTTTCCCTCCTCAGGTCTCAGCCCTGTCCAGGCCCAGAGCGGTAGGTCTAGCCCTTACAATCCCTCTTCCTACCTCCCAAAGACttccccctctctgccccctccccagtcttCCAGGGCCTCCCTCTGCTGACGCCCACCCCCCAGTTCCCAACCCCACACtgacctcctccccacccccacccctgccgtgTGCTGATTCTCagagtgcacctgctcctccttgAGTGCGGGGGCGCTGGCGGGGATCGTGCTGGCGGACCTGGTGTTGACCCTGCTCATCGCCCTGGCTGTGTACTCGCTCGGCCGGCTGGTCCCTCGCGGCCGAGGGGCTGTGGATGGTGAGTGGGACAggcaggggtggcctggggcaCTCTGAGCACTGGCCTGGTGGTGTTCTTGGTGGGGCAGGCTAAGGGCCTGTTCACCGGCGTAAAGGGGTGGTGATGGAGGCTCCAAGGTGAGGACAACAGAATGGTCCCAATTCACTGTCCTGCCCGTCTTTTGCACCCTGCACCCCTGCAGTGACCCGGAAGCAGCGCATCACTGAGACCGAGTCACCTTATCAGGTAAGGAGCCAGGCAGGCCTCTTCCCCGAATCTCACTCCTGCCTAGCAGGCGTCTGCCCTATGTACCCCACATGCCCTCCGGGGGACCCCTGAAGCCACTTTTCTCCAAAGCTCCCCATGCCTAGAGGGCCAATGGGGCGTCTGTCCAAAACCGCATTACCTGATCCGCCCCGGCCTTGTGCTCAGCTGAACACTCACGGAGAGGAAGTCCAGCGATGGCTTTGCCTTTGTCGGGCAAGTTCAGGCCTTTGCAGCGGGCAGGCTTGAAGTCGTCCTGGAAAATCCCCGGCCCCAGGACACCCTGATTTCTGAGAGCCACTCTCAGGAGGTTGTCATGCAGCCCTTGTTTGGGAactcaggagaggggagccctACGATCgggggattgtgtgtgtgtgtgtggtggtggggggggggggaatgctaTGTCCCCTTAAGAAGCTGATGGAAAAGTCCACTTCAGAAAAGTCCACACCAAGAATACACAGGTACATATGATCTAGGGGCCGTGTCCGTGACCTTGAACCCCTTCTTAGAAACTGTGGTGCGGACCGAGGCAGGGGCCATGCCTCCGCCTCCAACGCCTAAGCCAGCCTCCGAGACCCCGCCCGAGAAACGTGCACGCACAGACTGGTCTTCGTAGGCGATTTCAGGTTTCAGGGCTTCTGTCTGAGGCCGCCCCTTGCCCCACAGACTCCGCCCCCAAAAAACCCACTTGTGACCCCGCTCCGTGGAGTCAGGTGTGTGGTCTCCCGTGGCCTGCCTGGCGGCTCTGCCTCACGTGTGAATACAGCTTCCCCCTAAGAATCTCGAGTTTGGCTCGGGAAGAGCCGGCGGGCCTTGGTGGGCTTGAACTCAGGCTGTTCAGTGTGCCCGATGTGGGACCCGGCAGCACAGCGCACCTCTCAGCTGGGGAGACCGGCCAGAGTCAAATGAACAGACAGAAGTATTTTGGGACAAGTcatgaaggaaagaaagcaagctGGTGTGACAGTGACTGGAGTGTAGGGGAAGGAACTAGAGACCAGGAAATTGAGAAATGCTTCTCTGAGGATGTGACGTGAGTTGAGACTTGAagctggggaaggagagggaacagcatgtgcaaaggccccggggcctggggagagggggaggggaatacTGAATGGACTTGAATACAGACCAGATCTCCGCCATGGCTACGGTGCTGAAGAAGCTGCCAGGGCTCTGTGGGCCACTGGGAGAAGAGGGCCGGATTTTGTTTTGGGTTTATTAAGTGGGCCCGGTCCACGGATGGCTCCCAGGGTGTCCACTGATGGCCCCACCCCTTTAGGAGCTCCAGGGTCAGAGGTCAGATGTGTACAGCGACCTCAACACACAGAGGCAGTATTACAAATGAGCCCAAACCGCGACAGTCCACAACGGGACGCCTGGATCCAGTGCTTCCTGACGGCCACCCAGCACCCCAGCGTGCCCTCCCTGACACCTCTCCCCTCTGTTGCTGCCAAATAAACACGGAGCACAAAACTGCTGTGGCGTGATGGTGGGggcctggggttgggggagggggccacGCGGGGACCTGACCTGCGTGGGCCTCGCACCCAGACACAGCTAAGTGGGAGGGCAGCTTTGGGAAACTTGAAATTCTCTGAGGAAGAATCAAACCAGAGGCATTTCAGTGGCTTTATTCCAATCGACAGTACGGAAAGGGCAGTGTCACGGGGCCAGGGTGAGAGGGCCAGAAGTCTAAGGTCGAAGTGGCAGGAGGGTCAGCCCCGGCCGGGCATGTTCACGTAGATTTTGCCATCCTCTGGGGGTAGGCAAGAGAGAGCTGAAGCCTGACCACCCACCACCGCCCCACATCCccacccctgggggccagggcttTCCTTAGGGGTTCCCCCAGGCACCTCCCCCAgggcttccccagccctgcctccagggCTTCCCCGGGAGTCCCATCCCTGGGACCCCCTCCCTAGGGACCCCACCCAcactcctggccccgccccttccctgcCCTCACCTTGGGTGGGCCTGTGACGTGGGCGGGCGCACGCAAACACCACCCCCACAACCAGCAGCGACACGACGGCGTCAGCGGCCACAAGGCCTGCGAGGAGCGGCAGGGAGAGGGGCCCACATCCGGAACAGGAACCTGGAGGGGGGGGCCGAGTCgaggagggggctgagggggCGTTCTGGAtccccagggctgtgctaggccacAGGGAGAAGGGAAGTTCCCCGCGGGGGCCGGGGAGCGCGGATTCCCTGGAGTTGCTCTTGGGGAAGATGGAGCCAGGGCACCCCAGGGCCCCCGGGCTGCGGGCGGGCACGTGGGGTACTCCCAAGGAGCGGCGGGGAGTGAGGGcggaggggggggaggaggaggaggacgcccACACCCATCTCCTTCCGAGGGACACTCAGCACCCCGCTGCTCGCTCGCAGCCGAgcctcacttcccatcctgcCCCAGACAACGCCACACCTTCCTGGAGACCACCAGGCgcggcagccccacccccaaccccgccTCCTTTGCATCTCtcgtctggccctgccctgaacACCACCCGCCTCCTAAGACAAGGCCGGCCCCCAGCCTTGGGGggcagacggggggggggggatcactCTCAAGGTTACCCACACCCACACCGAGCGTGCGCGCCCCCTTGCCTTTCACGAAGCCCTGTTCTTTTCTCCCCAATCTGCAGCTCCTGGTTGTGTTCTTACATGCGGACAGACAACCTGACAGTCTAGCTGCAGGTCCCTCCGAGCCCAGGCGGTGCTCTCCATCCCCACAACATAATGGGGGGTGTCCCTGTCCCCCTAACAGAGCCACTGACTCCCTGGGGTTTGGGTTACCCAGAGAGCGCTGTAGGTCCTCTGGAGCCTCTGATTTGgggagagcagaggagctggTGGCGTGGAGAGCTGCTGCGGTGTGCTAGGAGCTCAGGCCAAGCGTTAGGGACCGAAGCCGCACACCTGACGGCGCGCCAGGgccaaagggagggagggatgtctCACCTGGGGCCGTCTGAGCTGCCGCCACTGTagagagacagagcaggtggatgggggggggggatcctCAAAGCAGGGTGCAGGGAAGGTCCCTGAGATGTCTCCTGGACTCCAGGGAGGTTGAATGGGACAGGGGTGCCGagtgggaagaggagcacccagccACAGACCAGCGGCAGCGGCTCAGAGAGCCGGCAATCAGAGGGGGAGGGTGAACAGGCAGCTCCcactcacccccagcccccccgcACTCCCCTAGCCTCCCAACCCCACTGGGACCCAGGCCAGGAAACTGAACTGGGTCTTTAGGAAAGGAAGGGCCCGCCCTTAGCACCCCACTGTTCAGATGTCACTTAAGACACCTTCTGccagcccccatccccacccctcaaACCACTCTCTTCACCTGGGAGGAAAAGCAGGAGCAGGATGTGGCCTGGAGGGACCAtggtgggctgggggcgggcagggcctGGTCAAGGCCCGTGTCCAGAGAGGTCTGGAGGAGCCGAGAGGGAGCGGATGTCACCCTGCTGGCACCAAGGCCACCCACTTCCTGTGTGTTTATCTGGGGTGTCCTTGTGACCGCCTTTGGGGAacaagctggggggaggggaggcgagaCAAGGGAGGCTGCTAGGACCAGccaggtgggagtgcaggtgggccAGGAGGTGGGTGCTAGGGAGATTCTGGAACTATCCTGAAGGTGGAGCCAATGGGGTGGCTATGGCCAGGACTGAGAACCCTCCGGCAGGACCCAGGCTTCGGGCCCCAGCAAGAGAGGGGCGTCCGCTGACCCAGGGACCGGGCACCCAGCAAAGTGCTCCCCTGACGAAGTACATGACTTTAAGTGCCGAATGAATCCATGAAGCCcgccctgggagacagggaaggggaTGTAAGAAAGGGAGCGATTCCAGCCCGCCTAGTACTCTCAGATACGGAACTgtcctcttatttttaaaaaaatgagataatttaaaaaatttaaaattcatttttatctatttgaaaggcagcgagagaaagagaaagagaaagagagagagagagagagaatgaatcacttccatccctggctcactcccttgtctgcccacaacagcccaggctgggtcagaagctggGGCCCAgttggggtctcccatatgggtggcggagacccaaggacctgaggtgcgtgttagcaggaagctggagccagtgaCTCAAACGTAGATTGGATGCCACGCGACCCCTTAACGGGCAGAAGGCCAGCCCCAGGATCAGGGTGTCCGGACTCCCAGCCCCTCGCCGCCTAGGGCCCTGGAGTTCAGaccagcagccccctccccctacGTACAGACTCAAGAAGCCAAGGACTCCGGTCCCCGCCTCCTACCCGGAGACCCGAGAGTCAGCCGCTCCTCCTCGCTAGGTTTGCTGGAGCGCGACGCGGGGCCTCCCGGGCCTGTGGGCGGAGCCTTGCCGGGTCGGGGCGGAGCCCAAACCCCAATTTAAAAACGCGCGGGGGAACCCTGCTAAAGCTTGGGGACCCGGCGGCGGCTCCGCGGGACAACAGCGAGGCTGGCGCAGCGCCGAGGCCGCGGCCCTGGGGGCCCGCCATCCGCGCCACGGAATCCCCGAGGTAAGGAGCGAGGGCCGGGGAGGCGCGCTCAGCTCCGCTAGGagcgaggggctgggggccgcgcTCTCCAGTCCCCGAGAGACCGAACTGGAGCTTCGAGGCCCAGGTCCTGAGAGCCAGGGGGCCGGCGTTTGGAGGGACAGGAGGCCGGGACTCTTGGGTTGCGACGCAGAGCGGCTGGGATTCTGGACTCTGAGCCTTTGGGGACGCAGGGAACTGGGGATCCGGAATCCTGGGTCCCAAGGGTGAAAGGCCTGGGGGGAAGGGGTTTGGACCTCTGGATcccttggggggagggggctggggacccGGACCCCGTCCCGTAGGAGGCCTGATTCGGTCTTTGGGGGTGTGGTTTCAGACCGGCCACTAGTATCGATTGGAAGCTTCAGCGCCTGGCCTTGGGGTCCCCGCTGGCCGTGACCTTGTCCCGGCCCCGGGTTTCCCGCATCGCCCCCGGTCCAGGGTCCCCGCGCTGGGCAGGAATTCCCCACGTGCGGGGATTCCACCAGCGCCACGCTTGGCCGCGCGCCCCGCCTCGGAGCAGGACACCTGCCGCCCGGcgctgggaggggaaggggagacggAAGATTCCCTTGCGTGTGCGCCGTGACGTCGGTGCGTCGCGGGTGGCTGTTTCCGAGTCGGCCCTCGACAGCTTAACCCTTCCTTCGCCGGAACCCCGGCTCGGAAGGTTGAGGCTTGAGGGTCTGAGAGCTTCCTGTGGGGTGGGAAGAAGGGAGTTTGGGGACCGGAACGtcaaggggctgggggcccgggCTCGGGGGGCCTGGGGAATTGGATGCCGGGCTCTGGGACCGCCGCGTCTGCAGGGTGGGGCCCTGGACCCCCACACACCTGGAGTGCTGGGGGCTGTTGCCTCGTGGGAGAGGGATCGAGGGCTCGGAACCCTGGCTTccgttgggggaggggggtggataGGGGGTTTGCCTCTAGAGCACAGGGATGGTGGCAACCCGGAGAGAGATCTCCAGGGAGCGATGCCCGGAGACTCCTGAAGCCTCCGGGCTGGGCGGTCTGGGGTGGGATTTTTTTACGGAAGCGAGGGGAGCTGCAGAGGGGTGCCCTACTCCCCCTTCCTCAGTTTCCACTACGCTGGTGGAAAGTTGGGTCGGAGGGACAGTGCGgagcaaagagaaggaaaaggcgGAGGCGGGCGCGGCACCCAGAatctgctgctggctttggacttCCTTCTCGGCCGCACAATGTGCCAGTTTTTCCGCGCGGGAGGGCGAGGAGGAGGTGCCCACACTCACTTCCCCCGCGCATGTGGTGACTTAAGGACCCCCTGACgacttcctcccctcctcccccgctCAGTGAGCCGGAATGAACGCAGCCACTGCCCCACGCAGAcggtgaagaagctcctggaagaaCAGAGGCGCCGCCAGCAGCAGCCCGATGCTGGTGGGGTCCCGGTGAGACCCAGGAGCCCTGGGAACGGGAGCGCTCAGGGGCCCGGGAGCTGTCCCACAGGGATTTAGTGCCTTGCTGGGTGGGCCCTTGGGACTTAGAGACTTGCGGTCCTGACTGGCAGGTTGGGAACAGAGGCGGAGGAATCTGCCACCTGCCGGATGAACTGACCCACCTTCCCTTCTGCTTCTACCTTTACAGGGACAGttcccacctccccagccccagctacagccccagcccccgcccctaaCCCCATCTGTGAATGAGGTAGAACCTGGTAAGTCGGGGAGAGCAAGCCCCTGGTTcccccagtgcccagccccaactgttaggacttggggtggggtgggggacttgGAGGCCCTCATTCATGCTGGGACTCAGCTGGACCTCCCAGATTCCCTGGGGACCACAGGCTATGCCCCAACCCTCCAGGGCCCCAGGCTGCTGAAGGGTTCAGAGGCCCCACCACTCAGTCTGGCAGGAGTCTAGGCGCCAGCTGCTTGGTGTTCCAGGTTctaggccccagccctggctgagaaTTCTCCAGCTGTGGTAACCAGGCctgtccctgacacacacacacacacacacacacccgtgctCATTTCCTAGGACACCAGGACACCGTGGGCTCTGGCCTTGGCAACCTGGCTCCTGTCGCTGGCTTTCCAGACTGGGACCCCAGCATGCACACTGCCTACCCAGACAGTGCCTACTCTTACCCCATGTGTCCTGCGGAAGCTACTCTCACGCCTGATTTCCACCCACCCTTGGACCCAGGGCGGCCGTGCCCATATTCCCTGGGGATGGAGGTGAGACACAGGATGGGGACAGGAGGTTGAGGGGCCCCGAGAAGTTTTGAGTTGTGAGATGTCTGGGGCTGGATGAAGATCCTCTTCCCCAAATGTTCAAGGTCACTTGGCACAGATGGGACACCTGGCCACTTGACCggggcgtgtgcatgtgtgtgtgtgctgtgtggttaGGGCTGGGGGTTCTCGGCTGACTGCTCTCCCCATCATCACCCTGCAGGACGCCCTGGACAGCACTCGACTGTATGCAGAGCCTTCCataccacagccagcatcctggaGAGTTTCTGCACTccccccaggacccccacccTTGCCCGCTTCTACTGGGCCGTCCCTGGACACAGCGCGAGCTCACATGCTGGCTTTAGGGCCTCAACAGCTGCTGGCCCAGGATGAAGAGGGGGACACGTGAGTATGGGGGAAACGGGGTGCCCTGCAGGCTCCTCGCTCAGCCGAGGGGCTGTTctcactgctgcccccacctgtcctcaggctcctgcacctgttTGCAGCCCGAGGGCTGCGCTGGGCAGCATACGCCGCAGCCGAGGTGCTCCAGGCCTACAGGCAGCTGGACGTTCGTGAGCATAAGGGCAAGGTGAGGCCTggagtcctggaggagagggggatggggcttctggttcctggctctgaggGCACTGGCAACTGGGATCCCTCGCTTTCAGAGGGGAGGCTTCTGGGCACCCAGACTAACTCGTCTGTAACCTGCAGACCCCTCTGCTGGTGGCTGCCGCCGCGAACCAACCCCTGATTGTGGAGGATTTGCtgagcctgggagcagagccgaATGCCACTGACCATCAGGGACGTTCCATCTTGCACGTGGCTGCCACCTATGGACTGCCAGGAGTGCTCTCGGTACGGCCAGCTGGCAAGGGGCTGGGTGCGGGGGGTCTCAGGTAGACCAGTtacccagatcctggcttctagagctgggagacctggggagaccctTTTGTAATAGCACCCTGTCTTCTCCCCACCACCAGGCTGTGTTTAACTCAGGGGTCCAGGTTGACCTGGAAGCCAGAGACTTTGAAGGTAAGGTAGATGTGGGCAGGactggtgtggcaggtggggcagggtggggcaggtgctccagtgtagctccctcactctctccattCTGCAGGACTCACTCCCCTCCACACAGCTATCCTGGCCTTCAATGTTGCCATGTGCCCACCCAacctctgtccccaggggctgAGTACCCAAGCCCGAGACAGGCTGGCTTGCGTTCAGATGTTGCTGCATGTGGGTGCTGACCACACCAGCCAGGTGAGCTGGGCTGTGGGTGGCTGGCCCATGGGTGGACGTGTAGGATGGGGCCGCTGACCTTGCctcttcctagctgtgtgaccccGGTCATGTTCCGTCGCTTCTCTGTGCCTTGATGTCCAGCTGGACCTGGAGGTTACTGATCTTAGCTTACATGTGAGGCCCTGAGTCGTGGATTCTCACAAACACCCCACAAGGCGGGGATTGTTACTACTTTTTGTATTCTGCTGATGCGGAAACAGGTACAGGGAgtcagaaattttctttttaaagatttatttatttagttgaaagtcagagttagagagatctttccatctgatggttcattccacaaatggccgtaacagtcaggactgggccaggccaaagtcaggagcctgggcctccatccagacctcccaggtggtggcaagaacgcaagcacttgggccgcctcccactaccttcccaggtgctttatcagggagctgatttggaaacggaacagctgggactggaaccggtgttccgatatggggtgccagcactgcaagtggcagcttagcccactgcgccacagtgccagcccccagaacgCTTATAAACTGTGAGTGTCAGAGaggggattagaacccaggcagTCCGGGCCTAGAACCTGGCTCGTGATTAGTGAATTTCCTTTCCTGTGGTGGCAGCCTCTTCACAGGCCGCCCCACAGAAACAAATGTCCACCACGTTGTGTGATGGGACGATCTTACGCTGATGTTTGTAATGTTGCATTTTACTTCctattttttggttttaaaaatgttctgaTTCTCCTGCCTCATTCCCTTGTATTAAATACACTGTAATACAAGAGACAGAAACCATCCATTTCATTAAACATCAGTGCCTTTAAAAGAtaacttctaaaaaaaaagataattcttcTAACCCCAGTTGCACTGTAAAAAATTAATGATAATCTCAAATATCCTGGCTGTGCTTTGGCTTGGAAATGacaatttttttccattaaaaaaaaaaaatcaggatctaAATACAGCTCCTccatctctttgttttctctccataGTTTATCTGGTGAGCAAACTAGGTTGTTCTGCCACTCCCCACGTATAAAAGTGTTCGTGTTCGTTATCATTCCAGACTGCATAAAGGCACATAATGaagtttcattttagaaaatgtcttttctttcttccaagaTACAAAGACAACAGCTCGCCAGCCCCGGGTATAGTCTTAGAGTCCCCGACTCCTGTTCTTGTAACAGGGTGCGTTCCGTGTGTTACAAATAGAAAGTGCCAGCCCGGAGAGCTGCTCTGAGCCTCAAAGACACTTGGGTAGGAAAATCCTGCCGGTGAATGTACACTTCTGTGAGCTGTCCCTCCTCCCCCCGCA contains:
- the TYROBP gene encoding TYRO protein tyrosine kinase-binding protein; the encoded protein is MGGLESSGRLLFLPLLLTVGGLSPVQAQSECTCSSLSAGALAGIVLADLVLTLLIALAVYSLGRLVPRGRGAVDVTRKQRITETESPYQELQGQRSDVYSDLNTQRQYYK
- the HCST gene encoding hematopoietic cell signal transducer, whose product is MVPPGHILLLLFLPVAAAQTAPGSCSGCGPLSLPLLAGLVAADAVVSLLVVGVVFACARPRHRPTQEDGKIYVNMPGRG
- the NFKBID gene encoding NF-kappa-B inhibitor delta, producing MHTAYPDSAYSYPMCPAEATLTPDFHPPLDPGRPCPYSLGMEDALDSTRLYAEPSIPQPASWRVSALPPGPPPLPASTGPSLDTARAHMLALGPQQLLAQDEEGDTLLHLFAARGLRWAAYAAAEVLQAYRQLDVREHKGKTPLLVAAAANQPLIVEDLLSLGAEPNATDHQGRSILHVAATYGLPGVLSAVFNSGVQVDLEARDFEGLTPLHTAILAFNVAMCPPNLCPQGLSTQARDRLACVQMLLHVGADHTSQEIKSNKTVLHLAVQAANPTLVQLLLELPRGDLRAFVNMKAHGNTALHMAAALPPGPPQEAIVRHLLAAGADPTLRNLENEQPVHLLRPGPGPEGLRQLLKRSRVAPPGLSS